The Streptococcus sp. S5 genome contains a region encoding:
- a CDS encoding DUF3042 family protein, whose translation MAKGFGKGFVTGVAGTVAAVAGAVYTFKKKVIEPEEQKAAFIEENRKKAARRRVSH comes from the coding sequence ATGGCTAAAGGATTTGGTAAAGGTTTTGTTACTGGTGTTGCTGGTACAGTTGCTGCTGTCGCAGGTGCAGTTTACACATTCAAGAAAAAAGTAATCGAACCAGAAGAACAAAAAGCAGCTTTCATCGAAGAAAACCGCAAAAAAGCAGCACGTCGCCGTGTCTCACACTAA
- a CDS encoding GNAT family N-acetyltransferase yields MLHYKKEIPAMTDLLALYGSVGWTNYTNNPAMLEKAVKASLWQLAVYDEKELVAYIRLVGDGHSVLLVQDLLVRPDHQRQGIGRKLLEEALATFPTVYQRLLVTERSEKNLAFYQSLGFVELSEQACTGMIYMK; encoded by the coding sequence ATGTTACATTATAAAAAAGAAATTCCAGCGATGACAGACCTACTCGCACTCTACGGCTCGGTTGGCTGGACCAATTATACCAACAACCCAGCTATGCTAGAAAAGGCTGTCAAAGCCAGTCTCTGGCAGTTGGCTGTCTATGATGAGAAAGAGCTCGTCGCCTATATCCGCTTAGTAGGAGATGGCCACTCTGTCCTTTTGGTGCAGGACCTTTTGGTACGACCAGATCACCAGCGCCAAGGCATCGGAAGGAAACTCTTAGAAGAGGCTTTAGCGACCTTCCCCACTGTCTATCAACGGCTCCTAGTCACTGAACGTAGCGAGAAAAATCTAGCCTTTTACCAATCCCTGGGCTTTGTTGAACTTTCAGAGCAAGCCTGTACAGGGATGATCTATATGAAATAA
- a CDS encoding class I SAM-dependent methyltransferase: protein MAANIQAYLENLQQPWGQIYYDILFEQLKDIKGKRVLDFGSGFGLVANHLAQDNEVLAVEPNEEMVALRVQGHPYQQLVGSLDQIESFEDASFDVILCHNVLEYVEDRKVVLKAFTRLLKPGGLLSIVKHNEVGRVLQTVVFENDTQKALDLLAGQDLETHSMGLAQAYDLDRAVDDLALEVQDYQGIRVFYALQDNHFKGQEGWRESMLKMELAVCQESPYRDIAFFQHYRLKRS, encoded by the coding sequence ATGGCGGCGAATATTCAAGCCTATTTAGAAAACCTCCAGCAACCCTGGGGACAGATCTATTATGATATCCTTTTTGAACAATTGAAAGACATCAAAGGCAAGCGAGTGCTTGATTTTGGCAGTGGCTTCGGTCTCGTGGCCAACCACCTGGCACAAGACAATGAAGTCCTTGCTGTGGAGCCTAATGAGGAAATGGTAGCCTTGCGGGTCCAGGGTCATCCTTACCAGCAACTCGTCGGAAGTCTGGACCAGATAGAGAGCTTTGAAGATGCTAGTTTTGATGTCATCCTCTGTCACAATGTCTTGGAGTATGTAGAGGATCGCAAGGTGGTTCTCAAGGCATTCACCCGTCTTTTGAAACCAGGAGGCCTGCTCTCTATCGTCAAGCACAATGAGGTTGGCCGCGTTCTGCAGACGGTGGTCTTTGAAAATGATACTCAGAAGGCGCTTGATCTCCTAGCAGGTCAGGACTTGGAAACTCACTCCATGGGCTTGGCTCAGGCCTATGATCTAGATAGAGCAGTAGACGATCTAGCCCTCGAAGTTCAGGACTACCAAGGAATCCGTGTCTTTTATGCCTTGCAGGACAACCACTTCAAGGGCCAAGAAGGCTGGCGAGAGTCTATGCTCAAGATGGAGCTAGCTGTTTGCCAAGAGTCCCCTTACCGGGATATCGCCTTTTTCCAGCACTATAGATTAAAAAGGAGTTAA
- the rnz gene encoding ribonuclease Z: MDIQFLGTGAGQPSKARNVSSLALKLLDEINEVWLFDCGEATQNQILETTIRPRKVSKIFITHLHGDHIFGLPGFLSSRAFQANEEQTDLDIYGPVGIKSFVMTSLRVSGSRLPYRIHFHEFDEHSLGKILETDKFTVYAEALDHTIFCVGYRIMQKDLEGTLDADKLKAAGVPFGPLFGQVKNGQDVTLEDGTKIIAADYISAPRPGKIITILGDTRKTDASVRLGVNADVLVHESTYGKGDEKIARKHGHSTNMQAAEVAREAGAKRLLLNHISARFLSKDISQLRKDASTIFENVYVVKDLEEVEI, encoded by the coding sequence ATGGACATTCAATTTTTAGGAACGGGAGCTGGGCAACCCTCAAAAGCCCGTAATGTATCGAGCCTAGCGCTCAAATTGCTGGACGAGATTAATGAAGTCTGGCTCTTTGATTGTGGCGAAGCGACACAGAATCAAATTTTAGAAACGACCATTCGTCCGCGAAAGGTTAGCAAGATCTTTATCACTCACCTACACGGAGACCATATTTTTGGTTTGCCAGGTTTCCTCTCTAGTCGGGCCTTTCAGGCCAATGAAGAGCAGACGGATCTGGATATCTATGGACCAGTAGGGATCAAATCCTTTGTGATGACTAGTCTTCGTGTATCAGGCTCTCGGCTACCTTACCGCATCCATTTTCATGAATTCGATGAACATTCTCTAGGTAAGATTTTAGAAACTGATAAATTCACGGTTTATGCGGAGGCTTTGGACCACACCATTTTCTGTGTGGGTTACCGGATCATGCAAAAAGACCTCGAAGGGACGCTGGACGCAGATAAGCTGAAGGCAGCGGGTGTTCCCTTTGGACCGCTCTTTGGTCAGGTCAAAAATGGCCAAGATGTCACCCTGGAAGATGGGACTAAGATCATTGCAGCGGATTATATTTCAGCCCCTCGGCCTGGTAAGATTATCACGATCCTTGGAGATACCAGAAAGACTGATGCCAGCGTCCGCCTCGGGGTCAATGCGGATGTCTTGGTCCATGAGTCTACCTATGGCAAGGGCGATGAGAAGATTGCTCGTAAACACGGCCACTCGACCAATATGCAGGCAGCAGAAGTGGCGCGTGAAGCTGGAGCCAAGCGCCTTCTTTTAAACCACATCAGTGCTCGCTTCTTATCAAAAGACATCAGCCAATTGCGCAAGGATGCGTCCACCATTTTTGAAAATGTCTATGTCGTCAAAGATTTGGAAGAAGTGGAGATCTAA
- a CDS encoding DUF4298 domain-containing protein: MAIAQENIERIQRMEGYLNDYAKTLEETKKAVDQLREHQDSYIQLRDYYSSQAYFDDLDLSNQADFPADLPCGVLSEDAVYDLLDEHFQMGVELLEIATKMIKER; encoded by the coding sequence ATGGCAATTGCACAGGAAAACATCGAACGGATCCAAAGAATGGAAGGTTATTTGAATGACTATGCCAAGACTTTGGAAGAAACCAAAAAAGCAGTGGATCAGCTAAGAGAGCATCAAGATAGCTATATCCAACTGCGCGATTATTATAGTAGTCAGGCCTATTTTGATGACTTGGACTTGTCCAATCAGGCTGACTTTCCAGCCGATCTTCCTTGTGGTGTCTTGTCCGAAGATGCCGTCTATGATTTGTTAGACGAGCATTTTCAGATGGGAGTGGAACTCTTGGAGATCGCAACGAAGATGATCAAAGAACGGTGA
- a CDS encoding SDR family NAD(P)-dependent oxidoreductase: MRTILITGASGGLAQEMVKLLPEDRLILLGRNQEKLEKLYASHPQAECIGIDITDSSAVQDLVEELYQRYGQIDILVNNAGYGIFEAFDRISDQQVQEMFEVNTFALMQFSRLMGARMKEAGKGHIVNIVSMAGLVATAKSSLYSATKFAAIGFSNSLRLELMPFGIHVTTVNPGPIRTTFFDQADPDGSYVKAVDRYILEPDFVAKKIVKNFGKAKRELNLPWLLNLTHKLYTLFPRISDKLACKMFNFK, translated from the coding sequence ATGCGAACTATTCTCATAACAGGAGCAAGTGGAGGCTTGGCCCAAGAAATGGTCAAGCTCCTCCCTGAAGATCGGCTGATTCTCCTAGGTAGAAATCAAGAAAAACTGGAAAAGCTCTATGCCAGTCATCCCCAAGCTGAATGCATCGGGATCGATATCACTGATTCCTCAGCCGTCCAAGATTTGGTAGAAGAGCTCTATCAGCGCTACGGGCAGATTGATATCTTGGTCAACAACGCAGGCTATGGGATTTTTGAGGCCTTTGATCGCATTTCTGACCAGCAGGTGCAGGAGATGTTTGAGGTCAATACCTTTGCCCTCATGCAGTTTTCACGCTTGATGGGTGCCCGCATGAAGGAAGCAGGCAAGGGGCACATCGTCAACATCGTCAGCATGGCGGGTCTCGTCGCAACAGCCAAATCCAGCCTTTATTCAGCTACTAAGTTTGCAGCCATCGGCTTCTCCAATTCCTTGCGGTTAGAACTGATGCCCTTTGGTATTCATGTGACGACGGTCAATCCAGGCCCCATCCGGACCACTTTCTTTGATCAGGCAGACCCTGACGGAAGCTATGTCAAAGCTGTGGATCGCTATATTTTGGAACCGGACTTTGTGGCCAAGAAAATCGTGAAGAACTTTGGAAAAGCAAAACGCGAGCTCAATCTTCCTTGGCTCTTGAACCTGACCCACAAGCTCTATACCCTTTTCCCTCGCATCTCAGACAAGCTAGCCTGCAAGATGTTCAATTTCAAATAG
- the hflX gene encoding GTPase HflX, producing the protein MIETEKKQERILLVGVELQGMDNFDMSMEELASLAKTAGGDVRGSYTQKREKYDTKTFVGSGKLEEIAQMVEADEITTVVVNNRLTPRQNVNLEEILGVKVIDRMQLILDIFAMRARSHEGKLQVHLAQLKYLLPRLVGQGIMLSRQAGGIGSRGPGESQLELNRRSVRNQITDIERQLKAVEKNRETLREKRLESPVFKIGLIGYTNAGKSTIMNQLTSKSQYEADELFATLDATTKSIHLTGNLQVTLTDTVGFIQDLPTELVSSFKSTLEESKNVDLLVHVIDASDPNHEEHEKTVLSIMKDLDMLEIPRLTLYNKADKVADFTPTQTPFSLISARSETAREDLQALLLEKLRELFVPFTIRVPFSKSYRTHDLETVVIIDQREFEEDVEVIQGYIAEKNKWKLEEFYDGLR; encoded by the coding sequence ATGATTGAAACAGAAAAAAAACAAGAACGCATCCTTTTGGTCGGTGTGGAACTTCAAGGCATGGACAATTTTGATATGTCTATGGAGGAGTTGGCGAGCCTGGCTAAAACAGCCGGTGGAGATGTCCGGGGCTCCTATACACAAAAGCGGGAGAAATACGACACCAAGACCTTTGTCGGCTCAGGAAAACTCGAAGAAATCGCTCAAATGGTCGAAGCAGATGAGATCACGACGGTAGTGGTCAATAACCGCCTAACCCCCCGTCAAAATGTCAATTTAGAAGAAATCCTTGGGGTCAAGGTCATTGACCGGATGCAGCTGATTTTAGATATCTTTGCCATGCGGGCTAGGAGTCATGAAGGGAAGTTGCAGGTGCACTTGGCCCAGCTCAAATACCTTTTGCCACGCCTTGTCGGTCAAGGGATCATGCTCAGCCGTCAGGCTGGGGGAATTGGTTCTCGTGGACCAGGGGAAAGTCAGTTGGAGTTGAACCGCCGGAGCGTTCGCAATCAAATCACCGATATCGAGCGTCAGCTCAAGGCAGTTGAAAAGAACCGGGAAACCCTTCGTGAAAAACGCTTGGAATCACCTGTCTTCAAGATTGGTCTGATCGGCTATACCAATGCAGGAAAGTCGACTATTATGAATCAGTTGACCAGTAAGAGCCAGTATGAAGCCGATGAACTCTTTGCGACCTTGGACGCCACAACCAAGAGCATCCATCTAACAGGCAATCTGCAAGTGACGCTGACCGATACGGTTGGCTTTATCCAAGATCTACCAACAGAGTTGGTATCGAGCTTTAAGTCGACCTTGGAAGAAAGTAAGAATGTAGACCTCCTGGTCCATGTCATCGATGCGTCTGATCCTAATCATGAAGAGCATGAAAAGACCGTGCTTTCGATCATGAAGGACCTGGATATGCTGGAGATCCCTCGCTTGACGCTTTACAACAAAGCAGATAAAGTTGCAGACTTTACACCAACCCAGACACCTTTTAGCCTGATTTCAGCGCGCTCTGAGACAGCCCGTGAAGATCTCCAGGCTTTGCTTCTAGAAAAATTGAGAGAACTCTTTGTTCCCTTTACCATTCGCGTTCCCTTTTCAAAATCCTATCGGACCCATGACCTAGAGACGGTTGTGATCATTGACCAGCGCGAATTTGAAGAGGATGTCGAGGTCATTCAAGGCTATATCGCAGAGAAAAATAAGTGGAAGTTGGAAGAATTTTATGACGGATTACGTTGA
- the miaA gene encoding tRNA (adenosine(37)-N6)-dimethylallyltransferase MiaA, which yields MKTKIIVIVGPTAVGKTALAIDLAQALNGEIISGDSQQVYRKLDIGTAKATPEEQAAAPHHLIDVREVTESYSAFDFVREAKAAIEDITARGKLPIIAGGTGLYIQSLLEGYHLGGEVPHEEILAYRAQLDLLSDEDLYQRVAEQGLVIPQLNRRRAMRALEIAHFGQDLANEETDYEPYLICLDDERSLIYDRINRRVDRMLEEGLLDEARWLYDDHPEVQAAKGIGYKELFPYFKGEQSLEEASEILKRNTRRFAKRQLTWFRNRMEVKFYAISAPHFKEQVLADVKEFLQHD from the coding sequence ATGAAAACCAAGATAATTGTGATTGTGGGACCGACTGCTGTTGGAAAAACAGCTCTTGCGATCGATTTGGCACAAGCTCTCAATGGTGAAATTATCAGTGGCGATAGTCAACAAGTCTATCGCAAGCTGGATATTGGAACAGCCAAGGCGACACCAGAAGAGCAAGCTGCAGCTCCCCATCATTTGATCGATGTCCGGGAGGTGACCGAGTCTTACTCGGCTTTTGATTTTGTAAGAGAAGCTAAGGCTGCGATTGAGGATATCACAGCTCGAGGCAAGCTTCCTATCATTGCAGGTGGGACGGGTCTTTACATCCAAAGTCTGCTCGAAGGTTATCATCTAGGTGGTGAAGTTCCTCATGAAGAGATTCTGGCCTATCGCGCTCAATTGGACTTGCTGTCGGACGAAGACTTGTACCAAAGAGTGGCGGAGCAAGGACTTGTGATTCCTCAACTCAATCGACGTCGGGCCATGCGGGCTCTTGAAATTGCGCATTTTGGGCAGGACCTCGCAAACGAAGAGACCGATTATGAACCCTATCTCATCTGTCTAGATGATGAACGGTCCTTGATCTATGATCGCATCAATCGCCGAGTAGATCGCATGCTAGAGGAGGGCTTGCTGGATGAAGCTCGGTGGCTCTATGATGACCATCCGGAAGTTCAGGCAGCTAAAGGCATTGGTTACAAGGAACTCTTTCCTTACTTTAAGGGAGAACAGAGCCTTGAGGAAGCCAGTGAGATCCTCAAGCGCAATACGCGTCGTTTTGCCAAACGGCAGCTGACCTGGTTTCGAAATCGGATGGAAGTAAAATTTTATGCCATTTCTGCCCCCCACTTCAAGGAGCAGGTTCTTGCAGATGTAAAGGAGTTTTTACAGCATGATTGA
- a CDS encoding cystathionine beta-lyase yields MTDYVDLAIKYGGYTSLDRVYLTNLLSTIPEELRLRVITPPPSVINAYFAELYQKKSPKEAMDYFLDLSRAFDLFTVQQTFDERKPFIRLNLSGKSYGLAYVNEELACVFAEHPTEDITPAILFQIAEIFPHCLVFEKDGKICLQEAEPEGVTKTEALSALTDLMTLEDGRLKLSGYNQEELLELAQAYPGNLSFRSENRTAMIYIDRK; encoded by the coding sequence ATGACGGATTACGTTGATTTAGCAATAAAATATGGAGGCTATACCAGCCTCGATCGGGTCTATCTGACCAATCTTTTAAGCACGATCCCTGAGGAATTGCGTCTCCGTGTGATTACGCCTCCCCCAAGTGTGATCAACGCCTATTTTGCAGAGCTCTACCAAAAGAAGAGCCCCAAGGAGGCAATGGATTATTTCTTGGACCTGAGCCGGGCATTTGACTTATTCACAGTTCAGCAAACCTTTGATGAACGAAAGCCCTTTATTCGCCTCAACTTGTCGGGTAAGTCTTATGGCTTGGCTTACGTAAATGAAGAGCTAGCCTGTGTCTTTGCTGAACATCCAACAGAGGATATCACCCCTGCCATTTTATTCCAAATTGCAGAGATCTTTCCACATTGTTTGGTCTTTGAAAAAGATGGCAAGATCTGCTTGCAAGAGGCTGAACCAGAAGGGGTCACTAAAACAGAAGCCCTCTCAGCCCTAACTGACTTGATGACCTTGGAAGATGGACGCTTGAAACTGTCAGGATATAACCAAGAGGAGCTTCTCGAGCTAGCGCAAGCCTACCCAGGCAACCTTTCTTTCCGTTCAGAGAACCGGACGGCCATGATTTATATAGATAGAAAGTAG